tagaagaaaaaaactgtTAGGAACTCAAGAATTGGATTTCAAAAGAATTAGAAAAACACTAATATTTAGAAAATGATAAGAAATAATAAGAGAGAATCTCTCCAAGAATAGGATACACTAGAGCGGATATGCTTCTCAAGGGTGAATGCACCCTTCAACTGAAATACCAATTAAGAAAATTCTAATTTGGCAAAAGATCCCCTCAAATGGGAAGATAACCATTATTCATAGGTTCTCTGTACAATGGGATAAAAGAGTAAAGGGCCAATCAACCACTATCCTAAGAAATAGGAAACCAGAGCATCTCCAACAGTGAACTCAATATGAGTTCATTAAATGGGGTCCACCAcgccacatcatcttgaaataacttattcattttttactccAACATGAACTCAGGAGTTCATTAGATAGGGTCCACCACTAACcgtgatatatttattattatacataaattaattaaaaaaaaaaggtaaccgCGATGAAGTACCGTTCCTTCCTGACAGTACCGTGATGACACTTTGGCACAACTCCAAGGTGAACTCACagaaaactaaattttaagtTATTACAACCTGGCGGACGAACGCATTTACGTACCGTTTGAGATGCTCTAACAAACCTATAAAAACTCTTACCTCCTAACTAACTAATTCTCCTATATCTAAGTCCTAACAAAAACACTACCATTTCACAGGCCAGTTTCAACCAACCTTTTCTGTTGACTTAGGAAGAGGGCCTTTATATGTGACGCCTTGTTTCAGAAATCTGGCATCCCAAAACTTTACTGTACTGAAATAAACCAATTggattttttaatcaatcaaatcAGCTAAAAACttcagaaaatacaattttgttttGATGGGTAATACATCAAACAAACCTATGTTTTGACCCAGCAGTGGCTATGGTGAATTGATCCTTGAGCCAAAGAACGGATGTAAGGCCCATGGCATCAACCTGACAGATTAGAATTGTTGACAGAACAGGTTAGTTTGCAAAATGAGAAGGAATGGCAGACCACCAACAACTAACCCTGCCCATCCTTACCCTTCCTCCATCTGATCTATGATAAAGATTTGCTCTTTCGACAACAGCAGTTGAACTAGAAAATCAAACAGATTATCTGTGAACTTTGAATAAGACATTATGTTCATTTGAAACTGATAATAAACAGATAAAGTAAATACTCATTACATGAATTTGACAAATAAATCATTGACTTACAATATTGTATCTTCATTGGGGATACTAACCGTTGACTTGCATCTCAAGTCCCAAAGACGAAAGGATCTATCATTTGAACCAGAGACGAATATATCTGAAAATTTGGAGATAAAAGGAATGTTGATTGCTAATATATCACTTTGCTAAAATGAACACACATTTTAGGgaatgaaaacataaaatattttcacaaaataaacagCCCCTTAGAGATGCATGTACAATGcaatattaccatcattagtTGGATGAGAACAAATAGATTCAATCCAATCCCTGTGCCCCCATAACGTTGCAAGACATTTCTTTTCTTCAACATCCCATACTTTAATCTGTAGATGATCACCACAAGAACATTCAAGATAAAATCAGCCTAAAGGAAACTACTCCAATGCTGCTATATATCTAGTAGTTACAAAGATGACGGCGTTCTAATTCAATGGCATGAAATTGGTATCTATTGACTTGAATTTCGGTTAAATCTGATCAACAGTGCTTTTGATTCAAATCAAGCAAGTAGCATATGAGAATCAGGAACAAAATTAAGCAAGAACAACAATGTGGAATGGTCAATCAAATTAATCCAAGCAAGCAATATTAAATCAATAACAACACTATGACTTACAGTTTCATCACCAGCAGCAGTGAGAATTTGGGTATCTTCCTGCAAATAATTGTAAATCAATTTAATACATTACTTAAATGAGAAGGGACTTCTCCAAACACATCTTTTATTAGCtaacaattgttttttttttttaacatgcaAAAATCATAAGTTAATCAGTTTTAAAACATGCAAAAGTACCAGATTCTAAAACTTAAGCAAAAGTACTAGATTCTAAAACATGCAAAAATCATAGATTTTATTTAGTGCAAACACCAAAGTAACTTCAATGTTGGGTGATCCTCGATGATACGAAGCAAGAAGAAATCAGTTTTTGGCTAGAAAGGAAAACATTTACTCCCTCTTACTCAAACTATAAGCAAAAGTACCCACTTTCACACTTATTAAGGACACTAATTAAGTGAATTTAATTCTTCTTGATTTCATgtgaaaacaaaatacaattatgTTGGAAATAAACAATTCaagttaataaaaatcaatcaaagaagtTACCAAAGAAAATACATATTCTAAAAAGTGTGAAACCTAAATTACCAAATTAAGGCCTACCTTAATCCAACCAACATCCAAAATAACCTGACCAAAAATCCCGGTTTCTTCATGGGCACGCCATTCGCTAATCTTCTCTGAGATTGAAAACGTTCATGTAATAATAAGTAAATAAGGAACCatgaaattatgaaaaatggaactaaaataaaaaaacaaacttgTGTTGCGTCGAGTGTCAAACAAGGTGACGAAGCCTCCGTCATCACCTGAAGCAAGGTCGTAGCAACGTTTTGAAGTCTACAccataaaatcaaaaataaaattaccaaaataacaagaaaaaaatatcaagaatcaagaatcaaaactaaaaaaatcagAGAAACAAAGAAGTGTGCGTGTGTAGTACCTTACAGAAGGAGAGACCAGAGTTCATATAAGTGGAGTCATAACGGGGTAGATTTGTAAATCCAATTTCTTTGAAGACAGAGTATTTATCAATGTTAGGTCGTTTAAGAACTGTAAGGACAACACAAACCACATAGAGAGAAATGAAATTgttaaagaaaacaaaactGTGCAGTGAGTGGTGATTCTTagacagagagagagagagagagagagagagagtaagAGAACCTTGAAGAGAATTGCGCTCCCTTGAAGCAGTGTAGTTGAAGAGCACTTTGGATTTTCTAGCTTCCATTGAACAAGAACAAGAAAGAAGTTAATAACAGTTTAATTATTAGGAAAATATATAATAGAGGGAACTTCAAAATTAACTATATAATAAGTATCCAAAGATGCATTCTATGATAAATGAGGAATAACAAACTTAACTAACTTTTAAGAACCATGAGTTTGAGATGTAATTAACTACTAGTTTAACTCATACTAACTGAACTTAAGATCAAACAAACCCAAAATTGATATAAGGGAATGAAAAAGAGGTTGCGACATTTCTTTGGTAAGAGGAATGCACACATTACATTCACACCCAACATCATATCTATAAATCCCTAAACCATAGAtaatttcagaaaaatatcACTACATGCATAAAACTCACAAACTGAGTACATCTAATAGAGGGTTTTAAAGAGAAATGTATGTTACCTTGAAGAAATAAACGATGAGAAGTGATCTTAGATTTTAACCATTGAAGATGAAACTTCAACAGTTCAACGTTATCTTTCTCATTaacttattttcttttatttcccATTTTCCTCTTTGTCTTCAATTTTTCCACGTCTCGCATTCTAGTTCCAGTTCTAAAGGTATCATCACAATGGGTTgctttctctctttctctttttcctCTTGCTCTTATTTATAAccaaaaatattcatatttttttgtaagcaaAAGTTAACAAATTAAACTCAACTAGTGtgtgacaaaaataaaaaatacgttAGACATGTTTTATCGATaaattatagataattattttatatagtatctcaaaataatatcttttaaaaagtattattgatttatttatttgttatcgaaaaacgaaaatataaatttttattttaaaataattattaataatatgtcaatttatattgattaataaaatttagtttgattatagttttgatcattttattttaatcaattcatgaaatttatcatcttattttaaaagtcgacagttttttttccctctttagatttttgaactaaaaaataacgataATAATGAACATACGATGTCACGATATAAGATCGTTTAAATCTAAATGTGTTAATTATTCatttgtcattaattaaattataaaaataaaaaaagttcaaagttaaaatttaaaatttgataaagttttaTTACGATTTCACGAGTGTTATTCATTCTATATCATTGCATCatatgtcatattatttaaattttatcacatcattcttttttgttaaaaaatcaaaataaaaaactaaaactattttaaaatagaaaatgaatgTGTGATTCATTTGCCATATTTGTGGTGTCTAAATTGAAGACATATATTGTAGATCACAAAGCCCACTACTAAATATAATCTTTATTGGGCCTTAAATGCAAATACATGATTCATGAAATCTTATCGGGTCATTGAGCATCCATCTTCAGCAGCCAAAAAACAGCGTTAGTAAAACCTGCTTGTTTGGAAACAGTAATCTCAATGTACACTGTTGTATATAATCTGAACAATTGACGATCTATATCTGATGGATTTTTTTCGTCATAATATATGGTAGAATGATTAAACCTTCGATAAATAACATGAAGAATTGATAACTTATCTTGTTACGCATTGAACACAAAAGTTATGGTACATAGTGAAGATAAGACTCTCCATTTTTCATCATGGGGGCCAACCTTGTGAAGATTATAGTTTGAACCTGTAATGTgatttagttaatattttggGGTTAGTTAAGCAAAATTAGTATTAAACTAATGACAATAAACTAATAGCATATATTTGTGACATAAAAAATTACaactatataaaataatacGTAAGTTAATCTATTGCAATGGTAGTTAATGGATTATTAACATTTATATATTGTGCAGATAATCATATTTATATGCGTCTCAGAGGTTAAGTTTCGAAACcatctaaatatatttatgtattataaacttttaatatagtaaaagaaaataatgcaaaattaaaattgaggTCCTATATAGGTATGCCTTTTTGGTTTCTTATGtttgtattctttttttataaaattgtttattcaatataaaatattaaatataaagttgTTATAgaacaaatttatcttttttatgttATGCCCCTTTACTGACTTAGATAAAACATTCactcatttaatttattgatagtGACAACTTAATCGTGTTACATAATACAAActgatatttttgaattaattacatttaatattGTGCGGAACATGCCAAACCATCTGATAATTTGACATTACACTTTACAATTAAAGTTTGTTACATTGACTATTTTACATTTGTTGTTATATACTAAATGTAATAAAACGTGGTATGATCATCAACGCTTTATCAACTTGTAATTAGAAAGTGATTTGAACAAAGCATGATAGGATGAAGAGAAAATAGTGAGGGAGGACGAGGGTAATTTGTTAATAAGTTACATTGATGTGTGAAACTGTCTTCCGAGAAAGAGAGTGAAATTGAGGCATGAGCAAGTAAAGTTAGAcccatttaaattatttgtttatgtgTTGTGTTCTCTCCATTTTATTGGGAGGTATGGGAGATTAGTTTTGACTAATAACTCATGCCAGTTTTATCTTATATAGCTAACTTATTGTGTTGACTAATAACTCATTACATTCACTTATCATTAATTGGTTCAGTTTTGAGATACTCTAATAAACTGAATACATCAAATCAACATTGTTATAATTCCTAcaactaatttttcaaacttacTAATTCAATCAGATAATAGCATTGAAACAAACCTTCAGCTAGTGTATGCTAACGACCAATTGAATGTTAATTTGAATTATGTATACTTAACAATCACTCATAATTTCAATGAAGTGTGATCACATTCTCCTTCATTTAAGAAGCCGTAGTTATAGAGTGAATATAGTGTTGTATTCCATTAATACCTGTAACAATCCAcctgatattatatatatatatatatatatatattaagtctaaaattttattagtgaaattattaaattaaaaataaaataaataatttaaaacttgatTAATTAAGAAAGCAGatactatttaaataaatgaaggATAAAGAAGAGAATTTCTACTAAATTTTCCTAAATACGTGCAAAAGAGagttctctattttttttcaaaatactcgCTTTCTTCGggtaaacaaattcaaataaaacccCAATACGACCTACCGTCCTTCTTACCTTTCCAAATCCTTCAACGTTCATTTTTAAACTTT
The genomic region above belongs to Cicer arietinum cultivar CDC Frontier isolate Library 1 chromosome 4, Cicar.CDCFrontier_v2.0, whole genome shotgun sequence and contains:
- the LOC101515431 gene encoding uncharacterized protein isoform X2, producing the protein MNSGLSFCKTSKRCYDLASEKISEWRAHEETGIFGQVILDVGWIKEDTQILTAAGDETIKVWDVEEKKCLATLWGHRDWIESICSHPTNDDIFVSGSNDRSFRLWDLRCKSTVSIPNEDTIFSTAVVERANLYHRSDGGRVDAMGLTSVLWLKDQFTIATAGSKHSTVKFWDARFLKQGVTYKGPLPKSTEKQKLHAFDGITSLSQDERGVLLTASSMDNRIYLYNILELGKRALSYFEGHTIRKYSKAAISPDALNIASGCDHGTTYVWQVNKPHERTILMPANEKEDAYKVDWSCCEPGKLATGGNYNIQIWNKDIEIPEQ
- the LOC101515431 gene encoding uncharacterized protein isoform X1, which produces MNSGLSFCKTSKRCYDLASGDDGGFVTLFDTRRNTKKISEWRAHEETGIFGQVILDVGWIKEDTQILTAAGDETIKVWDVEEKKCLATLWGHRDWIESICSHPTNDDIFVSGSNDRSFRLWDLRCKSTVSIPNEDTIFSTAVVERANLYHRSDGGRVDAMGLTSVLWLKDQFTIATAGSKHSTVKFWDARFLKQGVTYKGPLPKSTEKQKLHAFDGITSLSQDERGVLLTASSMDNRIYLYNILELGKRALSYFEGHTIRKYSKAAISPDALNIASGCDHGTTYVWQVNKPHERTILMPANEKEDAYKVDWSCCEPGKLATGGNYNIQIWNKDIEIPEQ